From the genome of Nicotiana sylvestris chromosome 2, ASM39365v2, whole genome shotgun sequence, one region includes:
- the LOC104236192 gene encoding E3 ubiquitin-protein ligase JMJ24, producing the protein MDYARSSSGPGEDNIGIPDDLRCKRSDGKQWRCTAMSMPDKTVCEKHYIQAKKRAANSAMRANMKKGKRKSLDENDIYSESKSDDMDLPDANQKNEDYSGAVCGKRHKEKVSKNRMSYLSETPQSKMFLVRSMKSADDLDMEGMQYDESHRGYRTPPPSGMESSRSRSQKMFDSSPMTGTSEASSDSSDNTGGQRCHQCRRNNQRVTWCLRCDRRGYCESCISTWYSDMPVEEIQRICPACRGSCNCKVCLRGGNLIKVRIREIPAQNKLQFLYSLLSAVLPVVKHIHNQQCFEVELEKKLRGNGMDLGRTKLNADEQMCCNFCRIPIIDYHRHCPNCSYDLCLSCCKDIRDATKVIQEDRGKQFPGRVDGREATSKEVKLSNVHLNLFTKLSDWKADSNGYIPCPPKQYGGCNSSVLSLKRIFKMNWVAKLVKNVEEMVSGCEVCDSGDLDNTSEGKLFKAAHRENGDDNFLYHPSSEDIRSEGIEKFRKQWSRGKPVIIKDVYDVSSMSNWDPVVIWRGVRETTEEKTKDDNRTVKAIDCFDWSEIDIQLGQFIRGYSEGRIHDNGWPEMLKLKDWPSPSASEEFLLYQRPEFISKLPLLEFIHSKWGLLNVAAKLPHYSLQNDVGPKIFISYGMYEELGRGDSVNNLHISMRDLVFLLVHVSEVKLKGWQKTKIGKIQKAFAESDHREFPGAALNVSREGDFSKFSPGGDKGDDHYADTDSNANKMLVDQESRASQIDVDNFSHEDLNGSNLNDSETSHSGALWDVFRRQDVPMLIKYLRFHWKKHGDSDRVTDDSVPSPLHDGIVYLNEHHKRKLKEIFGIEPWSFEQQLGEAIFIPAGCPFQVRNLQSTVQLGLDFLSPESLGEAVRMAEEIRGLPNTHDAKLQMLEVGKISLYAASSAIKEVQKLVLDPKVGPELGFEDPNLTALVSENLEKMIKRRQVACV; encoded by the exons ATGGATTATGCACGATCATCCTCTGGGCCTGGTGAAGATAACATTGGGATTCCTGATGATTTGCGGTGTAAGAGGTCCGATGGGAAACAATGGAGATGCACTGCAATGTCTATGCCTGATAAGACTGTGTGCGAAAAGCACTACATACAGGCTAAGAAGAGGGCTGCAAATTCTGCAATGAGAGCCAACAtgaaaaaaggaaagagaaaatcaTTGGATGAAAATGATATATATTCGGAGAGTAAAAGTGATGATATGGATTTACCAGATGCGAACCAGAAAAATGAGGATTATTCTGGTGCAGTCTGTGGGAAGAGGCATAAGGAAAAGGTGTCAAAGAATCGGATGAGTTATTTATCTGAAACACCTCAAAGCAAGATGTTTTTAGTTCGTAGCATGAAGTCTGCTGATGATCTAGACATGGAAGGTATGCAGTATGATGAAAGCCATAGAGGTTACAGGACGCCACCCCCTTCTGGTATGGAATCATCCAGAAGCAGATCGCAGAAGATGTTTGATTCAAGTCCTATGACG GGAACTTCTGAAGCGAGCTCGGATTCTTCTGATAATACAGGGGGGCAGCGTTGTCACCAGTGTAGGCGGAACAATCAACGAGTAACTTGGTGCCTTAGATGTGATAGAAGAGGATACTGTGAAAGCTGCATCTCAACTTG GTACTCCGACATGCCAGTTGAAGAGATACAGAGGATTTGTCCTGCGTGTCGTGGTAGTTGCAATTGTAAAGTGTGTTTGCGTGGAGGCAACTTGATAAAG GTTAGAATAAGGGAGATACCTGCACAAAACAAACTGCAGTTTCTCTATTCCCTTTTATCAGCAGTTCTTCCAGTTGTTAAGCACATTCATAATCAGCAGTGCTTTGAGGTAGAGCTGGAAAAAAAACTTCGAG GAAATGGAATGGATCTCGGCCGGACTAAATTGAATGCAGATGAGCAAATGTGCTG TAATTTCTGCAGGATACCAATTATTGATTACCATAGACACTGCCCAAATTGCTCATATGACCTCTGCCTCAGCTGCTGCAAAGATATCAGAGATGCAACCAAGGTTATTCAGGAAGACAGGGGTAAGCAGTTCCCAGGAAGAGTTGATGGCAGAGAAGCCACATCAAAGGAAGTGAAATTGTCAAACGTTCATCTAAATTTATTCACCAAGCTTTCTGATTGGAAAGCAGATAGTAATGGCTACATACCATGTCCCCCGAAGCAATATGGAGGCTGCAATTCCTCTGTCTTATCATTAAAGCGAATCTTTAAGATGAATTGGGTGGCTAAACTGGTGAAAAATGTAGAAGAAATGGTTAGTGGCTGTGAAGTATGTGATTCTGGTGATCTAGATAATACCTCTGAAGGGAAGTTGTTCAAGGCTGCTCATAGAGAGAATGGTGATGATAACTTTTTGTACCATCCATCTTCTGAAGATATTAGAAGTGAAGGGATTGAGAAATTCAGAAAGCAATGGAGCAGAGGTAAACCTGTTATCATCAAGGATGTTTATGATGTATCATCAATGTCAAACTGGGATCCAGTCGTAATATGGAGAGGAGTAAGGGAGACAACTGAGGAGAAAACAAAAGATGATAACAGAACTGTGAAGGCCATTGATTGCTTTGATTGGAGTGAG ATTGATATTCAGCTTGGTCAGTTCATCAGAGGATACTCAGAGGGAAGAATTCATGATAATGGTTGGCCAGAAATGCTCAAATTGAAAGACTGGCCTTCTCCTAGTGCTTCAGAAGAGTTTTTATTATACCAGAGACCTGAGTTTATTAGTAAACTTCCTTTACTTGAATTCATCCACTCCAAGTGGGGTCTTCTAAATGTAGCTGCAAAATTGCCTCATTATTCCCTGCAGAATGATGTTGGTCCTAAGATTTTTATTTCTTATGGGATGTATGAAGAACTTGGTAGAGGTGACTCAGTGAACAATCTGCACATCAGCATGCGTGACCTA GTATTCCTTTTGGTCCATGTCAGTGAGGTCAAACTAAAAGGTTGGCAGAAGACAAAGATAGGAAAGATACAGAAAGCCTTTGCTGAATCTGATCACAGAGAATTTCCTGGTGCTGCACTAAATGTCTCAAGGGAAGGAGATTTCTCCAAATTCTCACCTGGTGGAGATAAAGGGGATGATCATTATGCTGATACAGATTCAAATGCCAATAAAATGTTGGTCGACCAAGAGAGCAGAGCTTCTCAGATTGATGTAGATAACTTTAGTCATGAAGATCTGAATGGTTCCAATTTAAACGACTCGGAGACGAGTCACTCTGGGGCTCTTTGGGATGTCTTCCGCAGGCAGGATGTGCCGATGCTGATCAAGTATCTAAGATTTCATTGGAAGAAACATGGAGATTCAGACCGTGTAACAGATGATTCT GTGCCCAGTCCTCTCCACGATGGAATAGTATATTTGAATGAGCATCATAAGAGAAAATTGAAAGAGATATTTG GAATAGAGCCTTGGTCATTTGAACAGCAGTTAGGTGAAGCAATTTTCATTCCTGCTGGATGTCCTTTCCAAGTGAGGAATCTTCAG TCCACTGTTCAATTGGGCCTTGATTTTCTTTCTCCAGAAAGTTTAGGTGAGGCTGTTAGAATGGCTGAAGAAATCCGTGGCCTTCCTAATACTCATGATGCGAAGCTGCAAATGTTGGAG GTGGGGAAGATATCGCTCTATGCAGCAAGCTCGGCCATCAAAGAAGTTCAGAAGTTGGTTCTGGATCCTAA AGTTGGTCCTGAGCTTGGATTTGAGGATCCCAATTTGACTGCATTGGTGTCAGAGAACCTGGAAAAGATGATTAAGAGACGTCAGGTAGCTTGTGTTTAA